A portion of the Chromobacterium sp. IIBBL 290-4 genome contains these proteins:
- the lpxK gene encoding tetraacyldisaccharide 4'-kinase: MNLIEQHWYRPRGWLTALLAPLEGLFALLSAGRRLAFRRGWKQSEKLAVPVVVIGNINVGGVGKTPLTQSLLRDFAARGVKVGVISRGYGGQAQTPTEARPGSDPALVGDEPLLLAACGAPVVVGRDRVAAGRHLLALHPEVRLILSDDGLQHYRLARDLEIAVLDGRRGLGSGRLLPNGPLREPASRLRSVDAVVVNGSGSGAALPLPEDLPRFAMSLSPAALHALDDPSRQRCAADFAGMRVAALAGIGHPQRFFDTLAAMGVAADRQLSFPDHHPFAAEDIPADADAVIVTSKDAVKLARALHDAAQRARLWVLPVQATLAPDLCGWILARLKMEHGR; encoded by the coding sequence ATGAATCTGATTGAACAACACTGGTACCGGCCGCGAGGCTGGTTGACAGCCCTTCTGGCGCCGCTGGAAGGGCTTTTTGCGTTGCTGTCCGCAGGGCGCCGGCTGGCGTTTCGGCGGGGCTGGAAGCAGAGCGAGAAGCTCGCGGTTCCCGTGGTGGTGATAGGCAATATCAATGTCGGCGGCGTCGGCAAAACGCCGTTGACGCAGAGCCTGCTGCGGGATTTCGCCGCGCGCGGCGTCAAGGTGGGCGTGATCAGCCGCGGTTACGGCGGCCAGGCGCAAACGCCGACCGAGGCGAGGCCGGGCAGCGATCCTGCCCTGGTGGGCGACGAGCCCTTGCTGCTGGCCGCCTGCGGCGCGCCGGTGGTGGTGGGGCGCGACCGCGTGGCCGCCGGCCGCCATTTGCTGGCTTTGCATCCTGAGGTGCGGCTGATCCTCAGCGACGATGGCTTGCAGCACTACCGGCTGGCTCGCGATCTGGAAATCGCGGTGCTGGATGGCCGGCGCGGCCTGGGCAGCGGCAGGCTGCTGCCCAACGGCCCTTTGCGCGAACCGGCCTCGCGCCTGCGCAGCGTCGACGCGGTGGTGGTCAACGGCTCCGGCTCCGGCGCCGCGCTGCCATTGCCGGAGGATTTGCCGCGTTTCGCCATGAGTTTGAGTCCGGCGGCGCTGCATGCGCTGGATGATCCCTCTCGGCAGCGCTGCGCAGCGGACTTTGCCGGCATGCGCGTGGCGGCCCTGGCCGGCATCGGCCATCCGCAGCGCTTCTTCGATACGCTGGCGGCCATGGGCGTGGCGGCGGATCGTCAGCTGTCCTTCCCCGATCATCATCCCTTCGCCGCGGAGGACATTCCCGCCGACGCCGACGCGGTGATCGTCACCAGCAAGGACGCGGTCAAGCTCGCGCGGGCGCTTCATGACGCGGCGCAGCGTGCTAGACTATGGGTTTTGCCGGTTCAGGCCACGCTGGCGCCTGATCTGTGCGGATGGATACTAGCCCGCTTGAAGATGGAACATGGACGCTAA
- a CDS encoding Trm112 family protein, translating to MDAKFLEILVCPLCKGPLALDKSKEELICKGDRLAFPIKDGIPMMLESEARELAPEEEVK from the coding sequence ATGGACGCTAAATTTCTGGAAATCCTGGTTTGCCCGCTGTGCAAGGGCCCGCTGGCGCTCGACAAGAGCAAGGAAGAACTGATCTGCAAGGGCGATCGCCTGGCGTTCCCGATCAAGGACGGCATCCCGATGATGCTGGAGAGCGAAGCGCGCGAGCTGGCTCCGGAAGAAGAAGTCAAATGA
- the kdsB gene encoding 3-deoxy-manno-octulosonate cytidylyltransferase produces the protein MSGFIVVIPARMASSRLPGKPLADIAGKPMVVRVAERAAQSRAGRVIVATDHADILAACQAHGVDAVMTREDHASGTDRLAEVTAALGLADDAVVVNVQGDEPLIEPALIDQLADMLAASDAPMATLAHAIHDAADHFNPNVVKVALDKHGRALYFSRAPIPYARDAYAADRSALPAGLPAYRHIGMYGYRAGFLKTYTGLEAAPLEQYEALEQLRVLWHGYSIMVALASEAPAAGVDTPEDLERVRRLFAR, from the coding sequence ATGAGCGGATTCATCGTGGTGATCCCGGCGCGGATGGCTTCCAGCCGCCTGCCGGGCAAGCCGCTTGCCGATATCGCCGGCAAACCGATGGTGGTCCGCGTGGCCGAGCGGGCGGCGCAGAGCCGCGCCGGCCGAGTGATTGTAGCCACCGACCACGCCGACATCCTGGCCGCGTGCCAGGCTCACGGCGTGGACGCGGTGATGACGCGCGAGGACCACGCCAGCGGCACCGATCGCCTGGCCGAAGTGACGGCGGCGCTGGGCTTGGCCGACGACGCCGTCGTGGTCAATGTGCAGGGCGACGAGCCGCTGATCGAGCCGGCGCTGATAGACCAGTTGGCCGATATGCTGGCGGCCAGCGACGCGCCGATGGCGACGCTGGCGCACGCCATCCATGACGCCGCCGATCATTTCAATCCCAATGTGGTGAAGGTGGCGCTGGACAAGCATGGCCGCGCGCTGTACTTCAGCCGCGCGCCGATTCCCTATGCCCGCGACGCTTACGCGGCGGACCGCTCGGCCTTGCCTGCCGGCTTGCCGGCGTATCGCCACATCGGCATGTACGGCTACCGCGCAGGTTTCCTGAAGACTTACACCGGTCTGGAAGCGGCGCCGCTGGAGCAGTATGAAGCGCTGGAACAATTGCGCGTACTCTGGCATGGTTACAGCATTATGGTGGCCCTGGCGAGCGAGGCGCCGGCCGCAGGGGTGGACACGCCGGAAGACCTGGAACGGGTGCGTCGGCTGTTTGCGCGGTAA
- the adk gene encoding adenylate kinase yields the protein MRLILLGAPGAGKGTQANYIREKFGIPQISTGDMLRAAVKAGTPLGLEAKAIMDAGGLVRDDIIIGLVKERIAQADCANGFLFDGFPRTIPQAEAMIAAGVDIDYVVEIDVPDAAIVERMAGRRVHLSSGRTYHVTFNPPKVAGKDDVTGEDLIQRDDDQEDTVKKRLSVYHEQTAVLVGFYGKLAAAGDAKAPKYVKIDGTRAVEAVRDEVLKALGV from the coding sequence ATGCGACTGATCCTGTTGGGCGCGCCGGGCGCCGGCAAAGGCACCCAAGCCAACTACATCCGTGAAAAATTCGGCATCCCGCAAATCTCCACCGGCGACATGCTGCGCGCCGCGGTCAAGGCTGGCACGCCGCTGGGCCTGGAAGCCAAGGCCATCATGGATGCCGGCGGCCTGGTCCGCGACGACATCATCATCGGCCTGGTGAAGGAGCGCATCGCGCAAGCGGACTGTGCCAACGGTTTCCTGTTTGACGGCTTCCCGCGCACCATTCCGCAAGCCGAGGCGATGATCGCCGCCGGCGTGGACATCGATTACGTCGTGGAAATCGACGTGCCGGACGCGGCCATCGTCGAGCGCATGGCCGGCCGTCGCGTGCACCTGTCCTCGGGCCGCACCTACCACGTGACCTTCAACCCGCCCAAAGTGGCCGGCAAGGATGACGTGACCGGCGAAGACCTGATCCAGCGCGACGACGACCAGGAAGACACCGTCAAGAAACGCCTGTCGGTCTATCACGAGCAGACCGCCGTGCTGGTGGGCTTCTACGGCAAGCTGGCTGCCGCCGGCGACGCCAAGGCGCCGAAGTATGTGAAGATCGACGGCACCCGCGCGGTGGAAGCCGTGCGCGACGAGGTGCTGAAGGCGCTGGGCGTCTGA
- a CDS encoding hemolysin III family protein, with protein MYHGERFNGYSHLAGTLLAIAGLVVLVVEAALQRDPWKIVSFSLYGGTLVTLYLVSTLYHSFKGRAKAILQKCDHSAIYLLIAGSYTPFALVTLRGAWGWTLFGISWGLALFGIIQELTLGRRTRILSMILYVAMGWLVLIAIKPLIEALEPGGLFWLGLGGLLYSVGIYWFLNDEKIRHGHGIWHLFVLGGSICQYVCVLNYVA; from the coding sequence ATGTATCACGGGGAACGTTTCAACGGCTATTCCCATCTTGCCGGCACCTTGCTGGCGATAGCCGGGCTGGTGGTGCTGGTGGTGGAGGCGGCGCTGCAACGCGATCCATGGAAGATCGTCAGCTTCAGTCTTTATGGCGGCACGCTGGTGACGCTGTACTTGGTGTCCACGCTGTATCACAGCTTCAAGGGCCGGGCCAAGGCCATCCTGCAGAAGTGCGACCATTCGGCGATCTATCTGCTGATCGCCGGCAGCTATACGCCGTTCGCCTTGGTGACGCTGCGCGGCGCCTGGGGCTGGACGCTGTTCGGCATCAGCTGGGGGCTGGCGCTGTTCGGCATCATCCAGGAGCTGACGCTGGGGCGGCGCACGCGGATCCTGTCGATGATTCTGTATGTGGCGATGGGCTGGCTGGTGCTGATCGCCATCAAGCCGCTGATCGAGGCGCTGGAACCGGGCGGCTTGTTCTGGCTGGGCCTGGGCGGCTTGCTGTACAGCGTCGGCATCTACTGGTTTCTCAATGACGAGAAGATACGCCATGGCCACGGCATCTGGCATCTGTTCGTGCTGGGCGGCAGCATCTGCCAGTATGTGTGCGTGTTGAATTACGTCGCCTGA